From a single Maniola hyperantus chromosome 3, iAphHyp1.2, whole genome shotgun sequence genomic region:
- the LOC117996275 gene encoding beta-1,3-glucosyltransferase isoform X1: MNVVVTVLVLVACVQTASSFGSKNVVFTIVSQPEPYHASVATRLKQDIDNQVLEIEKQAPTVHITHEDFPVPGAWTIIPLLRPLVTKYKGSDVRWILLMEPHTAVRCAKLFEALAAADKQKDTMWIGYPLSDDEPTIIHHFMFYEDLEEDGGFVYPHFANGFAMRIELMDRLLYQIENDERKLEADFSIDPAFELAQLVYGKRDNPGPLLTPDLSFCVVSGDNCATYPRQFDICGSPIPEDTIYFAVKTWMGFHATRARIVKKTWGRHVTHLQFFSDKDDPELPAIAVGVPNTKTGHCLKTMTILKEVVKRVEKMPHIRWIFLADDDTILGVQRLCEVLSCYRGGSDVTVLGERYGYGYGKRETAAKGYDYITGGGGTVLSVGAARAMRACACASPSAPDDMALGACAMHRLNITLTHSPLFHQARPQDYAREVLARDRPVSFHRHSVPEPLRVYATWFQHDDLALRKRNRDEL, from the exons GTTCAAAAAATGTAGTGTTCACAATAGTAAGTCAACCTGAGCCATACCACGCGAGCGTTGCAACCAGGCTCAAGCAGGATATAGACAATCAAGTATTAGAAATAGAAAAG CAAGCCCCAACAGTCCACATAACCCACGAAGACTTCCCAGTGCCTGGTGCCTGGACGATCATTCCACTGCTCAGGCCGCTAGTAACCAAGTACAAAGGCAGTGACGTGCGATGGATACTGCTAATGGAGCCACATACAGCGGTGCGCTGTGCGAAGCTGTTCGAGGCTTTGGCTGCGGCTGATAAACAGAAG GACACAATGTGGATTGGTTACCCTCTTAGTGATGACGAACCGACCATTATCCACCATTTCATGTTTTACGAGGATTTAGAAGAGGACGGAGGATTTGTGTACCCCCATTTTGCTAATGGATTCGCTATGAGGATAGAACTGATGGATAG acttctgtaccaaatagagaATGACGAGCGCAAGCTAGAGGCAGACTTTTCGATTGACCCAGCATTCGAGTTGGCTCAACTGGTGTATGGGAAGAGGGACAACCCTGGGCCCTTGCTGACCCCTGACCTGAGCTTCTGTGTGGTGTCGGGGGACAACTGCGCCACCTATCCCAGGCAGTTTGATATATGT GGCAGTCCAATACCCGAAGATACGATATACTTTGCTGTGAAAACCTGGATGGGTTTCCACGCCACCAGAGCGAGGATCGTCAAAAAAACTTGGGGCAGACATGTCACTCATCTACAGTTCTTTAGCGATAAGGATG ATCCCGAACTCCCAGCCATAGCCGTGGGAGTGCCAAACACGAAGACTGGCCACTGCCTGAAGACCATGACCATACTGAAGGAGGTTGTGAAGAGAGTTGAGAAGATGCCACATATTCGGTGGATATTCTTGGCGGATGATGATACAATACTTGG TGTACAGAGGCTGTGCGAGGTGCTGAGCTGCTACCGAGGCGGCTCCGATGTGACGGTGCTGGGCGAGCGGTACGGGTACGGGTACGGCAAGAGGGAAACTGCTGCCAAGG GTTACGACTATATCACGGGCGGGGGCGGCACGGTGCTAAGCGTTGGCGCGGCGCGTGCGATGCGCGCGTGCGCGTGCGCGTCGCCCTCCGCGCCCGACGACATGGCGCTGGGCGCCTGCGCGATGCATCGTCTCAACATCACGCTCACACATTCACCATTATTCCACCAG GCTCGGCCACAAGACTACGCGCGCGAGGTGCTGGCGCGGGATCGGCCAGTCTCCTTCCATCGCCACTCGGTACCGGAACCGCTGCGAGTGTACGCCACATGGTTCCAGCACGACGACCTCGCGCTCAGGAAGAGGAACCGGGATGAACtgtag
- the LOC117996275 gene encoding beta-1,3-glucosyltransferase isoform X2 translates to MIARVTVLVLVACVQTASSFGSKNVVFTIVSQPEPYHASVATRLKQDIDNQVLEIEKQAPTVHITHEDFPVPGAWTIIPLLRPLVTKYKGSDVRWILLMEPHTAVRCAKLFEALAAADKQKDTMWIGYPLSDDEPTIIHHFMFYEDLEEDGGFVYPHFANGFAMRIELMDRLLYQIENDERKLEADFSIDPAFELAQLVYGKRDNPGPLLTPDLSFCVVSGDNCATYPRQFDICGSPIPEDTIYFAVKTWMGFHATRARIVKKTWGRHVTHLQFFSDKDDPELPAIAVGVPNTKTGHCLKTMTILKEVVKRVEKMPHIRWIFLADDDTILGVQRLCEVLSCYRGGSDVTVLGERYGYGYGKRETAAKGYDYITGGGGTVLSVGAARAMRACACASPSAPDDMALGACAMHRLNITLTHSPLFHQARPQDYAREVLARDRPVSFHRHSVPEPLRVYATWFQHDDLALRKRNRDEL, encoded by the exons GTTCAAAAAATGTAGTGTTCACAATAGTAAGTCAACCTGAGCCATACCACGCGAGCGTTGCAACCAGGCTCAAGCAGGATATAGACAATCAAGTATTAGAAATAGAAAAG CAAGCCCCAACAGTCCACATAACCCACGAAGACTTCCCAGTGCCTGGTGCCTGGACGATCATTCCACTGCTCAGGCCGCTAGTAACCAAGTACAAAGGCAGTGACGTGCGATGGATACTGCTAATGGAGCCACATACAGCGGTGCGCTGTGCGAAGCTGTTCGAGGCTTTGGCTGCGGCTGATAAACAGAAG GACACAATGTGGATTGGTTACCCTCTTAGTGATGACGAACCGACCATTATCCACCATTTCATGTTTTACGAGGATTTAGAAGAGGACGGAGGATTTGTGTACCCCCATTTTGCTAATGGATTCGCTATGAGGATAGAACTGATGGATAG acttctgtaccaaatagagaATGACGAGCGCAAGCTAGAGGCAGACTTTTCGATTGACCCAGCATTCGAGTTGGCTCAACTGGTGTATGGGAAGAGGGACAACCCTGGGCCCTTGCTGACCCCTGACCTGAGCTTCTGTGTGGTGTCGGGGGACAACTGCGCCACCTATCCCAGGCAGTTTGATATATGT GGCAGTCCAATACCCGAAGATACGATATACTTTGCTGTGAAAACCTGGATGGGTTTCCACGCCACCAGAGCGAGGATCGTCAAAAAAACTTGGGGCAGACATGTCACTCATCTACAGTTCTTTAGCGATAAGGATG ATCCCGAACTCCCAGCCATAGCCGTGGGAGTGCCAAACACGAAGACTGGCCACTGCCTGAAGACCATGACCATACTGAAGGAGGTTGTGAAGAGAGTTGAGAAGATGCCACATATTCGGTGGATATTCTTGGCGGATGATGATACAATACTTGG TGTACAGAGGCTGTGCGAGGTGCTGAGCTGCTACCGAGGCGGCTCCGATGTGACGGTGCTGGGCGAGCGGTACGGGTACGGGTACGGCAAGAGGGAAACTGCTGCCAAGG GTTACGACTATATCACGGGCGGGGGCGGCACGGTGCTAAGCGTTGGCGCGGCGCGTGCGATGCGCGCGTGCGCGTGCGCGTCGCCCTCCGCGCCCGACGACATGGCGCTGGGCGCCTGCGCGATGCATCGTCTCAACATCACGCTCACACATTCACCATTATTCCACCAG GCTCGGCCACAAGACTACGCGCGCGAGGTGCTGGCGCGGGATCGGCCAGTCTCCTTCCATCGCCACTCGGTACCGGAACCGCTGCGAGTGTACGCCACATGGTTCCAGCACGACGACCTCGCGCTCAGGAAGAGGAACCGGGATGAACtgtag